A DNA window from Porphyromonas gingivalis ATCC 33277 contains the following coding sequences:
- a CDS encoding glycosyltransferase gives MNIIIAVPFKDREQQTISLIKSLISSLEYANLKTTFRYKFFLIDDNSERACVSRIQQEVSSYPYFYVIKNKGQGPGAARNSINNYIEKEDYIVFTDNDCVVDKTWIYTILQYCCKYNPLVLQGNPCLFQKTTILGEWEEKLYHCLFGSYLQGAFTSMIDSRNLIVHRSIFLKYQGGLFSETLNLAAAESRILMKKLEKDKVSVYYSEDIIVYHEDPPSILSSCLQKYRHGYGRVELWGEEPPTSRYLLERYFYIPIEKEGLPPRYIIPTHLSFLYGYYYNSNNLSEFQKIIVMLKNDYPDISIFNVLEV, from the coding sequence ATGAATATCATTATTGCTGTCCCATTCAAGGATAGAGAGCAACAGACAATCTCATTGATAAAATCTTTGATAAGCTCTCTCGAATATGCAAATTTAAAAACTACCTTTCGCTACAAATTTTTTTTGATAGATGATAACTCAGAGAGAGCGTGCGTTTCAAGAATTCAACAAGAAGTTTCGTCTTATCCATATTTTTATGTAATTAAAAACAAAGGGCAGGGCCCTGGTGCTGCAAGAAATAGTATAAATAACTATATAGAGAAAGAAGATTATATCGTTTTTACGGATAATGATTGTGTTGTTGATAAAACTTGGATTTATACCATCCTTCAATACTGCTGTAAGTATAACCCCTTAGTTTTACAGGGCAATCCTTGTTTATTCCAAAAAACTACAATATTAGGGGAGTGGGAAGAAAAACTATATCATTGTTTGTTTGGTTCATATTTGCAAGGAGCCTTCACCTCTATGATAGATAGTAGAAATCTAATAGTTCACAGAAGCATCTTTTTGAAATATCAAGGGGGCTTATTTTCTGAAACCCTTAATCTTGCTGCTGCAGAGTCCAGAATTCTAATGAAAAAATTAGAAAAAGATAAAGTTTCAGTCTATTATTCTGAAGATATAATAGTATATCACGAAGATCCGCCTTCCATTCTTTCGTCTTGTCTCCAAAAGTATAGACATGGCTATGGGAGAGTGGAATTATGGGGGGAGGAACCTCCAACAAGTCGTTATTTATTAGAACGATATTTTTATATCCCAATAGAAAAAGAGGGATTGCCCCCTAGATATATTATTCCAACCCACTTATCTTTTCTTTATGGGTACTATTATAATTCCAACAATTTATCCGAGTTCCAGAAAATTATCGTTATGCTGAAGAATGATTACCCAGACATCTCCATTTTTAATGTACTTGAGGTATGA
- a CDS encoding DegT/DnrJ/EryC1/StrS family aminotransferase — translation MRRKQIKDSWRDFEKTAILQSINDMSFNDLSIVDGGLLDEVEDAFAGYFNKRYCVAFCNGTAAIHAAAYAALDKEGSIIAPKYSYTGAINALLENNIQVYIHDINPETLLLDLSLVDFSATKNLFLTSVWGASYDFKALKKHKVNYPESIIIMDNSHAYGTEWNDINISTFDFIDIACYSLGRRKFIDAGEFGIALTDNEAYAKRMVELAHPNRLSSSRLFEKRTLHNAIGNKYRPHIFALLLAKIQLKYLNEKLSLNKSNCTLIENYLSEIEGIERQSIPKELSRSYWKIPLRINLNKLKQPMDSIVHALEDAGIRVDNSFQYNDFENYATWNHSRHRGYINLNGCPMHSLYSNWLLLPGYVDISKDDIEYIYDQFKRILK, via the coding sequence ATGCGCAGAAAACAAATAAAAGACTCTTGGCGAGATTTTGAAAAAACAGCTATTCTTCAGTCTATCAACGATATGTCTTTTAATGACTTGTCGATTGTTGATGGAGGACTTCTTGATGAAGTAGAAGATGCTTTTGCAGGTTACTTCAACAAAAGATATTGTGTTGCTTTTTGCAATGGAACTGCTGCTATTCATGCAGCTGCATATGCTGCTTTGGATAAAGAAGGTTCTATTATAGCTCCCAAGTACTCCTATACTGGCGCTATTAATGCCTTGCTTGAAAACAACATCCAAGTTTATATACATGATATTAATCCTGAAACTTTGTTGTTAGACCTAAGTCTTGTGGATTTTTCGGCTACCAAGAATCTCTTTCTCACATCAGTATGGGGAGCCTCCTATGATTTTAAGGCTCTTAAAAAGCATAAAGTTAATTATCCAGAATCCATTATTATAATGGATAATTCTCATGCATATGGGACAGAATGGAATGATATAAATATCTCTACATTTGATTTCATTGATATTGCGTGTTATTCTCTAGGACGTAGAAAGTTTATTGATGCTGGAGAATTTGGCATCGCTCTTACCGATAATGAAGCATATGCAAAAAGGATGGTAGAACTGGCACATCCCAATCGTCTTTCGTCTTCTCGCTTATTTGAAAAGCGTACATTACACAACGCAATCGGAAATAAATATCGACCTCATATTTTTGCCCTGCTATTGGCAAAGATCCAACTTAAATATTTGAATGAAAAATTAAGCTTGAATAAATCCAACTGTACACTGATTGAAAATTACCTTTCCGAAATTGAGGGGATAGAAAGACAATCTATTCCAAAGGAACTTTCCCGTTCTTATTGGAAGATTCCTCTGAGAATAAATCTCAACAAACTAAAACAGCCTATGGATTCTATCGTTCATGCTCTTGAGGATGCAGGTATAAGAGTTGATAATTCTTTTCAGTACAACGATTTTGAAAATTATGCAACATGGAATCATTCTAGACATAGAGGCTACATAAATCTAAATGGCTGTCCAATGCATTCATTGTATTCAAACTGGCTTCTTCTTCCTGGATATGTGGATATTTCAAAAGATGACATAGAATATATTTATGACCAGTTTAAACGAATCTTAAAATAA